A stretch of the bacterium genome encodes the following:
- a CDS encoding HAMP domain-containing histidine kinase, protein MFRPRIRTQLILFLILQVGTLLALAGFYLHWRMRAQIESELADKLVALAAAGAQLAATSAGVTPIISLLPGDEQARTVQTLQHACAPLLAAGKLSRLVICDRESRLLFDSRRELAIGSEYVRLRFDQEEIARAWQGHAAAAKLFFDARQQPFKAAYAPLQEGGQVRALVGIEGSAASLAAVAETQRVLWSIAALGLVAATLSGIVFARRITSPLERLRAAAQAIGHGAPSVSFEVKGTEEIRFLAQTMQQMHTAIVSREQNLRMMLAGVAHEIRNPLGGIELFAGMLESDAPAALKPQVQRIRAEVRRLENTVRDFLDYARPRPSVRQQVRVRPIIEDVHGHLRGLHPAVTWRLRVAATASALVDEEQLRRMLLNLAGNAIEAMNGAGELEITAEESHGRLQLSVKDSGAGVAPELVDKIFEPFFTTRPQGSGLGLALVRRFAELNGGHIELVPSKKGAHFRLTLPQRPPAASGRPGNP, encoded by the coding sequence ATGTTCCGTCCACGAATTCGCACACAACTCATTCTCTTTCTGATTCTGCAGGTGGGCACGTTGCTGGCGCTGGCGGGTTTTTATCTGCATTGGCGCATGCGCGCACAGATTGAAAGCGAGCTTGCCGACAAGCTGGTGGCGCTCGCCGCCGCCGGCGCGCAGCTCGCGGCCACCTCCGCCGGCGTGACGCCGATCATCAGTCTGTTGCCCGGCGATGAACAAGCGCGCACGGTGCAGACGCTGCAGCACGCGTGCGCGCCGCTGCTGGCCGCGGGCAAACTCAGCCGCCTGGTGATCTGCGATCGTGAATCCCGCTTGCTGTTTGACAGCCGCCGCGAGCTGGCCATTGGCAGCGAATACGTCCGGCTGCGTTTCGATCAGGAGGAAATTGCGCGTGCGTGGCAGGGCCACGCGGCCGCCGCGAAGCTGTTCTTCGATGCGCGACAGCAGCCGTTCAAAGCCGCCTACGCGCCGCTGCAAGAGGGCGGACAGGTGCGCGCGCTGGTGGGCATCGAAGGCAGCGCCGCGAGTCTCGCCGCGGTGGCGGAAACGCAACGGGTGTTGTGGAGCATTGCCGCCCTCGGCCTGGTCGCGGCCACCCTCAGCGGCATCGTGTTCGCGCGGCGCATCACCTCCCCGCTGGAGCGCTTGCGCGCGGCAGCGCAAGCCATCGGCCACGGCGCGCCCTCCGTGTCGTTCGAAGTGAAGGGCACGGAGGAGATTCGCTTTCTGGCGCAGACCATGCAGCAGATGCACACGGCGATCGTGAGCCGCGAACAGAACCTGCGCATGATGCTGGCCGGCGTGGCGCATGAGATTCGCAATCCGCTCGGCGGCATCGAGTTGTTTGCCGGCATGCTGGAGAGCGACGCGCCGGCAGCGCTCAAGCCCCAGGTGCAGCGCATTCGCGCCGAAGTGCGCCGGCTGGAAAACACCGTGCGCGATTTTCTCGACTATGCCCGGCCGCGGCCGAGCGTGCGCCAGCAGGTGCGCGTGCGCCCGATCATCGAAGACGTGCACGGCCACTTGCGCGGTTTGCATCCGGCCGTGACCTGGCGGCTGCGCGTGGCGGCCACGGCCTCCGCGCTGGTGGATGAAGAGCAGTTACGCCGCATGCTGCTCAATCTCGCGGGCAATGCCATCGAGGCCATGAATGGCGCAGGCGAGCTCGAGATCACCGCCGAAGAATCACACGGCCGGCTCCAGCTCTCGGTGAAAGACAGCGGCGCCGGTGTCGCGCCTGAGCTGGTGGACAAGATCTTCGAGCCTTTTTTCACCACGCGGCCTCAGGGCAGCGGCTTGGGCCTGGCGCTGGTGCGCCGTTTCGCTGAATTGAACGGCGGCCACATTGAACTGGTGCCGAGCAAGAAGGGCGCGCACTTCCGGTTGACACTGCCGCAAAGACCGCCGGCCGCGAGCGGGAGGCCGGGCAATCCTTGA
- a CDS encoding exodeoxyribonuclease III has product MKLISWNVNGIRAVLKKNFAAFIETAAPEVLCVQETKAAPEQVSLALPGYQQFWNTAEKKGYAGTAIFTKIAPLSVRRDLGVDEHDREGRVLTTEFADFFLVNVYTPNAKRDLSRLEYRVQWDADFLKFLKRLERKKPVIFCGDLNVAHTEIDLANPKANVGNHGFTPEERAGFDNFVKHGFVDSFREFHREGGHYTWWSQIGNARSRNVGWRIDYFCISAVLRPRLQKAFILPEVTGSDHCPVGIVLAA; this is encoded by the coding sequence ATGAAACTCATTTCCTGGAACGTGAACGGCATTCGGGCCGTGCTCAAGAAGAATTTTGCTGCGTTCATCGAAACCGCTGCGCCGGAGGTGCTGTGCGTGCAGGAAACCAAGGCCGCGCCCGAGCAAGTGAGTCTCGCGCTGCCGGGCTATCAGCAGTTTTGGAACACCGCGGAAAAAAAGGGCTATGCGGGCACCGCCATCTTCACCAAAATCGCGCCGCTCAGCGTGCGGCGTGACCTGGGCGTGGACGAGCATGATCGCGAAGGCCGTGTGCTCACCACCGAGTTCGCCGACTTCTTTCTCGTCAACGTCTACACGCCTAACGCCAAGCGCGACCTCTCCCGGCTGGAATATCGCGTGCAATGGGACGCGGATTTTCTGAAATTCCTCAAGCGGCTGGAACGCAAAAAGCCGGTGATCTTTTGCGGCGATTTGAATGTCGCGCACACGGAGATTGATCTCGCCAATCCCAAGGCCAACGTCGGCAATCACGGCTTCACCCCGGAAGAGCGCGCCGGTTTCGACAATTTCGTCAAGCACGGATTCGTCGACAGCTTTCGCGAATTCCACCGGGAGGGCGGGCATTACACCTGGTGGAGCCAGATCGGCAACGCCCGCAGTCGAAACGTGGGCTGGCGCATCGATTATTTTTGCATTTCAGCGGTGTTGCGACCGCGATTGCAGAAGGCTTTCATCCTGCCGGAGGTGACCGGCTCGGATCATTGCCCGGTGGGTATTGTTTTGGCGGCCTAG
- a CDS encoding aminopeptidase: MSDSRLEKLAELLVNYSVSVRPGDRVVIQGGTPAEPLLLAVYAEVVKAGGHPLLLPELPEANELFYRHASEAQLQHVSAVEKLIRETFEVMIQIDAAPNTRALNQIDPERMARRAQARAGLSHTLMQRTARGELRWVYTLFPTHGYAQDADMSLREFEDFYYQACMPDPHDPVGYWRRVAAEQDKIVAWLQGKQTVHVKAPETDLRLSIAGRPFINCAGTFNVPDGEVFTAPVEDSVAGHVCFSYPAIYRDKEVAGVRLWFEAGRVVRATAEKNEDLLRATLDTDAGARRVGEFAIATNAGITRFTRQILFDEKIGGSFHLALGASYPESGGVNESAIHWDMICDLRSGGEIWVDDELFYRNGKFLNLDKNLTLNR, from the coding sequence ATGTCCGATTCACGCCTCGAGAAACTCGCCGAGCTGCTGGTCAATTATTCCGTCAGCGTGCGTCCCGGAGATCGCGTTGTCATTCAAGGTGGAACCCCGGCCGAGCCGCTGCTGCTGGCGGTTTACGCGGAGGTGGTGAAGGCCGGCGGCCATCCGCTTCTGCTGCCGGAGCTGCCGGAAGCCAATGAGCTGTTTTATCGTCATGCCTCCGAAGCGCAACTGCAGCACGTCTCCGCCGTGGAGAAATTGATTCGTGAAACTTTTGAAGTGATGATCCAAATCGACGCCGCGCCCAACACGCGTGCGCTCAATCAAATCGATCCGGAGCGCATGGCGCGGCGGGCGCAGGCGCGCGCCGGACTCAGTCACACGCTGATGCAGCGCACCGCGCGCGGGGAGTTGCGCTGGGTCTACACGCTCTTTCCCACCCACGGCTATGCGCAGGACGCCGACATGAGCCTGCGCGAGTTCGAAGACTTCTACTATCAAGCCTGCATGCCGGACCCGCACGACCCTGTCGGTTATTGGCGCCGCGTGGCCGCCGAGCAGGACAAGATCGTGGCCTGGTTGCAGGGCAAACAGACCGTGCACGTGAAAGCGCCGGAGACCGATCTGCGCCTGAGCATTGCCGGCCGGCCGTTCATCAATTGCGCCGGCACTTTCAATGTTCCCGACGGCGAAGTCTTCACGGCGCCGGTGGAAGACAGCGTGGCCGGCCACGTCTGCTTCTCCTATCCCGCCATTTATCGCGACAAGGAAGTTGCCGGCGTGCGGCTGTGGTTCGAGGCCGGCCGGGTGGTGCGCGCCACCGCCGAAAAGAATGAAGATCTGCTGCGCGCCACGCTCGATACCGATGCGGGCGCACGGCGCGTGGGTGAGTTTGCGATTGCGACCAATGCCGGCATCACCCGCTTCACGCGGCAGATCTTGTTCGATGAAAAAATCGGCGGCAGTTTTCATCTGGCGCTGGGCGCCAGCTATCCCGAGTCCGGCGGCGTCAATGAATCCGCGATTCATTGGGACATGATTTGCGATCTGCGCAGCGGCGGGGAAA
- a CDS encoding flavin reductase family protein, which yields MIDEKDFRQVMGTFATGVTIVTTRTGEIIHGLTANAFCSVSLAPPLVLVCVSKTAQSHDLIRQGGCFAVSILGAPQQDVAQRFALDQLPAHERFAGLRLHRAITGAPILEDCLAWLDCKLVAAHEGGDHTIFVGEVVALGQAATLPPLLYFRGDYRTL from the coding sequence ATGATCGACGAAAAAGATTTCCGCCAGGTGATGGGCACGTTTGCCACCGGCGTCACGATTGTGACGACCCGCACCGGCGAAATCATTCACGGCCTCACGGCCAACGCCTTCTGCTCGGTTTCGCTGGCCCCGCCGCTGGTTCTGGTGTGCGTGAGCAAAACGGCACAGAGCCATGACTTGATCCGGCAGGGCGGCTGCTTTGCGGTGAGCATTCTCGGTGCGCCGCAGCAGGACGTGGCGCAGCGATTTGCGCTGGACCAACTGCCGGCGCACGAACGCTTCGCCGGCCTCCGGTTGCACCGCGCTATCACCGGCGCGCCGATCTTGGAGGATTGTCTCGCCTGGCTGGACTGCAAATTGGTGGCGGCGCATGAGGGCGGTGATCACACCATTTTTGTGGGCGAAGTCGTGGCCTTGGGACAAGCTGCCACTCTTCCTCCGCTGCTTTATTTCCGCGGGGACTACCGCACGCTATGA
- a CDS encoding bifunctional metallophosphatase/5'-nucleotidase → MWKFFFRREWLLALLLAFFACAGPASMARRESGAAITLLQINDLYELTPVSGGKEGGMARLATLRRQLQAENPNTYMILAGDLLSPSALGTAVVDGERLAGRQMVAVLNAIGLDYSTFGNHEFDLKEKAFLQRLSESRFTWFSSNVFDRNGKPFPNVAEHAIFTTAAGSQRVRVGMFGVTMSKNKPDYVTFTDPLAAARQQVLKLRGQVEILIAVTHLPLEEDMALAQALPEIDLILGGHEHENVQVWRGPDFTPILKADANVRSAYIHALHYDPAAKQVQIQSRLQPITDKIAEDPAASAEVQKWVELAFAAFRKMGFAPEKLAVNSPVELDGRESVVRNRPGLLMDLIAASFLRAAPEADLAVFNGGSIRIDDVLPAGAITEYDIIRILPFGGNLALVEMTGELLGKVLEQGRKNKGSGGYLHTAKVNWDEGRGRWLINGSDLEAGRIYKVAISDFLITGNEQGLDYLNRSHPGLKVLNDNVAEIRRALILYLQKTYGVP, encoded by the coding sequence ATGTGGAAATTCTTTTTCCGGCGGGAATGGCTGCTTGCCCTGCTGCTCGCCTTCTTTGCCTGCGCCGGCCCGGCGAGCATGGCCCGGCGCGAATCCGGCGCCGCGATCACGCTGCTGCAAATCAATGATCTCTACGAGCTCACGCCGGTGAGCGGCGGCAAAGAGGGCGGCATGGCGCGGCTGGCGACTTTGCGCCGGCAACTGCAGGCGGAGAATCCCAACACCTACATGATTCTTGCCGGTGATCTGCTGAGTCCCTCGGCGCTCGGCACTGCAGTGGTCGACGGCGAGCGGCTGGCCGGCCGGCAGATGGTGGCCGTGCTCAATGCCATCGGTCTGGACTATTCCACCTTCGGCAATCATGAATTCGATCTAAAAGAAAAGGCCTTTCTGCAACGCCTGTCCGAATCGCGCTTCACGTGGTTTTCCAGCAATGTGTTCGATCGCAACGGCAAGCCGTTTCCCAACGTGGCGGAACACGCCATCTTCACCACCGCTGCCGGCAGCCAGCGTGTGCGCGTGGGCATGTTCGGCGTGACCATGTCCAAGAACAAACCCGACTACGTCACCTTCACCGATCCGCTCGCCGCCGCGCGGCAACAAGTGCTGAAACTCCGCGGCCAGGTGGAAATTCTGATTGCCGTGACACATCTCCCCCTCGAGGAAGACATGGCGCTGGCGCAGGCGCTGCCGGAGATCGACTTGATTCTCGGCGGGCACGAACATGAGAATGTGCAAGTCTGGCGCGGCCCGGATTTCACGCCGATTCTCAAGGCTGATGCCAACGTGCGCTCAGCCTACATTCACGCGCTGCACTATGACCCCGCGGCCAAGCAGGTGCAGATCCAATCGCGCTTGCAGCCCATCACCGACAAGATTGCAGAGGATCCGGCGGCAAGCGCCGAAGTGCAGAAATGGGTGGAACTGGCCTTTGCCGCGTTTCGCAAGATGGGCTTTGCGCCGGAGAAACTCGCGGTCAACTCGCCGGTCGAGCTCGATGGCCGGGAATCCGTGGTGCGCAACCGGCCCGGCCTGCTGATGGATTTGATCGCAGCTTCTTTTCTGCGCGCGGCGCCGGAGGCTGATTTGGCAGTGTTCAACGGCGGCTCGATCCGCATTGACGACGTGCTGCCGGCCGGCGCGATCACGGAATACGACATCATTCGCATTCTGCCTTTTGGCGGCAACCTCGCGCTGGTGGAAATGACTGGCGAGTTGCTCGGCAAGGTTTTGGAGCAGGGCCGGAAAAACAAAGGCAGTGGCGGCTATTTGCACACGGCCAAGGTGAATTGGGACGAAGGCCGGGGCCGGTGGCTGATCAACGGAAGCGATTTGGAAGCCGGCCGCATTTACAAAGTGGCGATCAGTGATTTTCTGATTACCGGAAACGAGCAAGGCCTGGACTATTTGAACCGCAGCCATCCCGGCCTCAAAGTCTTGAATGACAATGTGGCGGAGATTCGGCGCGCGCTCATTCTCTATCTGCAGAAGACTTACGGCGTGCCGTGA